One Citrobacter amalonaticus genomic window carries:
- the dprA gene encoding DNA-protecting protein DprA, translating to MTRTEIWLRLMAVNELFGDEMVRVAHGLISHPDIDIAALRRVGLSPSQATRFLTFPEKELEKTLRWLESPHHDLLLADSDDYPAQLRAIEDYPGAVFVVGSPQCLHDFQLAVVGSRTPSWYGERWGQLFCEKLASWEITITSGLARGIDGIAHRAAIQSKGKSIAVLGNGLQSIYPRRHAGMADALLETGGALVSEFPLMMAPLPRNFPRRNRIISGLSKGVLVVEAALRSGSLVTARCALEQGREVFAIPGPLGSPGSEGPHWLVKQGATLVTAPEEIMENLQYGLHWLPDEPEKSLYSSDQEGAALPFPELLANVGDEVTPVDVVAERAGQPVPEVVAQLLELELAGWIAVVPGGYVRLRRACHVRRTNVFV from the coding sequence ATGACCCGTACCGAAATTTGGTTACGTTTAATGGCTGTGAATGAGTTGTTTGGCGATGAGATGGTGCGAGTCGCTCACGGACTGATATCACACCCGGATATTGATATTGCCGCACTGCGGCGTGTGGGGCTTTCCCCTTCTCAGGCCACGCGCTTTTTGACCTTTCCGGAAAAAGAATTGGAAAAGACCCTTCGCTGGCTTGAGTCGCCGCACCATGACTTATTGCTGGCAGACAGTGATGATTATCCTGCGCAGCTTCGCGCCATTGAAGATTATCCCGGCGCGGTTTTTGTCGTTGGCTCCCCGCAATGTCTCCATGATTTTCAACTCGCCGTCGTGGGAAGCCGAACGCCGTCCTGGTATGGCGAACGGTGGGGGCAGTTGTTTTGTGAGAAACTGGCCAGTTGGGAAATCACCATTACCAGCGGTCTGGCGCGAGGTATTGATGGCATCGCCCATCGGGCAGCGATCCAGTCAAAGGGAAAAAGCATTGCCGTATTAGGAAACGGCCTGCAATCCATCTATCCCCGCCGACATGCCGGGATGGCCGATGCGTTGCTGGAAACGGGAGGCGCGCTGGTGTCCGAATTCCCGCTGATGATGGCCCCTTTACCGCGCAACTTTCCCCGCCGGAACCGTATCATTAGCGGCCTGAGCAAAGGGGTTCTGGTGGTTGAGGCGGCATTACGCAGTGGCTCGCTGGTCACTGCGCGCTGTGCCTTGGAGCAAGGACGAGAGGTGTTCGCCATACCCGGCCCCCTCGGCAGCCCCGGAAGCGAAGGGCCACACTGGCTGGTGAAGCAGGGCGCCACCCTTGTGACGGCCCCGGAGGAAATCATGGAAAATTTGCAGTACGGCCTGCATTGGCTGCCAGATGAGCCTGAAAAATCACTTTATTCATCAGATCAGGAAGGCGCAGCATTGCCATTTCCCGAGCTCCTGGCTAACGTAGGAGATGAGGTAACACCTGTTGACGTCGTCGCTGAACGTGCCGGCCAACCTGTGCCAGAGGTAGTGGCTCAGCTACTCGAACTGGAGTTAGCAGGATGGATCGCAGTTGTACCCGGCGGCTATGTCCGATTGAGGAGGGCATGCCATGTTCGACGTACTAATGTATTTGTTTGA
- the smg gene encoding DUF494 family protein Smg, whose amino-acid sequence MFDVLMYLFETYIHNEAELRVDQDKLERDLTDAGFDREDIYNALLWLEKLADYQEGLAEPMQLASDPLSVRIYTPEECDRLDASCRGFLLFLEQIQVLNLETREMVIERVLALDTAEFDLEDLKWVILMVLFNIPGCENAYQQMEELLFEVNEGMLH is encoded by the coding sequence ATGTTCGACGTACTAATGTATTTGTTTGAGACATATATCCACAATGAAGCTGAATTACGTGTGGATCAGGACAAACTTGAACGGGATCTTACCGACGCTGGTTTTGATCGTGAAGACATCTACAACGCGCTCCTGTGGCTGGAAAAGCTTGCTGACTACCAGGAAGGTCTTGCCGAGCCGATGCAGCTCGCCTCCGATCCTCTCTCTGTGCGTATCTATACTCCAGAAGAGTGTGACCGACTGGATGCCAGTTGCCGGGGATTCCTGTTATTCCTTGAGCAGATTCAGGTGCTAAACCTCGAAACGCGAGAAATGGTGATTGAACGTGTGCTCGCGCTGGATACCGCAGAATTCGACCTGGAAGACCTGAAGTGGGTCATCCTGATGGTTTTGTTCAACATTCCGGGTTGTGAAAATGCATATCAGCAAATGGAAGAATTACTCTTTGAAGTGAATGAAGGTATGCTGCATTAA
- a CDS encoding type I DNA topoisomerase yields MAKSALFSVRKNEPCPQCGAELVIRSGKHGPFLGCSHYPECDYIRPLKSSADGHIVKVLEGKHCPDCGGELVLRQGRFGMFIGCSNYPECEHTELIDKPDETAITCPQCQTGHLVQRRSRYGKTFHSCDRYPECQFVINFKPIAGECSECHYPLLIEKKTAQGVKHFCASKQCGKPVSAEQTSE; encoded by the coding sequence ATGGCTAAATCAGCACTGTTTTCGGTGCGTAAAAATGAGCCCTGTCCACAGTGCGGGGCTGAACTGGTGATTCGCTCCGGGAAACACGGTCCGTTTCTTGGTTGCTCGCACTATCCGGAATGTGATTATATCCGTCCGTTGAAATCCTCAGCGGACGGACATATCGTCAAAGTTCTGGAGGGGAAACATTGCCCTGACTGCGGCGGCGAACTGGTGTTGCGCCAGGGACGTTTTGGCATGTTTATCGGCTGCAGCAACTATCCGGAATGTGAGCATACTGAGCTCATTGATAAACCTGATGAAACCGCAATTACCTGCCCTCAATGCCAGACGGGCCATCTGGTCCAGCGGCGTTCCCGTTATGGCAAAACCTTCCACTCCTGCGATCGCTATCCGGAGTGCCAGTTTGTTATTAACTTCAAACCGATAGCCGGAGAGTGTTCTGAGTGCCACTATCCGCTACTCATCGAAAAGAAAACCGCGCAGGGTGTGAAGCACTTTTGCGCCAGTAAACAATGTGGAAAGCCGGTTTCGGCGGAACAAACAAGTGAATAA
- the tsaC gene encoding L-threonylcarbamoyladenylate synthase type 1 TsaC, translating to MNNNLPTDPIADAIEVLNKENVIAYPTEAVFGVGCDPDSEVAVNRLLALKQRPVDKGLILIAASFEQLKPYINDSMLTDAQRDAVFARWPGPVTFVFPAPATTPRWLTGRFDSLAVRVTDHPLVVALCQAYGKPLVSTSANLSGLPPCRTVEEVRAQFGTDFPVVSGETGGRLNPSEIRDALTGELFRQG from the coding sequence GTGAATAATAACCTGCCAACAGACCCTATCGCTGACGCAATAGAGGTACTGAATAAAGAGAATGTCATCGCCTATCCAACAGAAGCCGTCTTTGGCGTCGGGTGCGATCCCGACAGCGAAGTGGCCGTAAATCGTCTGTTGGCCTTAAAACAGCGTCCGGTCGATAAAGGATTAATTTTGATCGCCGCCAGTTTTGAGCAGCTCAAGCCGTATATTAACGACAGTATGCTGACCGATGCCCAGCGTGATGCCGTGTTTGCACGCTGGCCTGGTCCGGTGACCTTTGTTTTCCCCGCGCCGGCGACGACGCCTCGTTGGTTGACGGGGCGTTTTGATTCATTGGCGGTGCGCGTGACGGATCATCCGCTGGTGGTCGCCTTGTGCCAGGCTTATGGCAAACCGTTGGTTTCAACCAGCGCTAACCTGAGTGGATTACCCCCTTGCCGTACGGTTGAGGAAGTCCGCGCACAGTTTGGTACAGACTTCCCGGTGGTATCAGGAGAAACCGGCGGTCGCTTGAATCCTTCGGAAATCCGTGATGCCCTGACGGGCGAGCTGTTTCGACAGGGGTAA
- the aroE gene encoding shikimate dehydrogenase, whose amino-acid sequence METYAVFGNPIAHSKSPFIHQQFAQQLQIAHPYGRVLAPVNDFINTLNAFFADGGKGVNVTVPFKEEAFARADELTERAALAGAVNTIKRLDDGRLLGDNTDGIGLLSDLERLSFIRPGQRILLIGAGGASRGVLLPLLSMDCGVTIVNRTASRAEELALVFAHTGSVQALGMDELEGHEFDLIINATSSGISGEIPAIPASLIRPSVCCYDMFYQKGNTPFLSWCERQGAKRYADGLGMLVGQAAHAVLLWHGVLPEIEPVIARLKQELSA is encoded by the coding sequence ATGGAAACCTATGCTGTTTTTGGTAATCCAATCGCGCACAGCAAATCGCCGTTTATTCATCAGCAATTTGCGCAGCAGTTGCAGATTGCGCATCCGTATGGCCGTGTGCTGGCGCCTGTTAATGATTTCATCAACACGCTGAACGCGTTCTTTGCCGATGGCGGTAAAGGAGTGAACGTCACGGTGCCGTTTAAAGAAGAAGCATTTGCCCGCGCTGATGAACTCACGGAGCGGGCTGCGTTGGCCGGTGCGGTGAATACGATCAAGCGGCTCGATGATGGTCGCTTGCTTGGTGATAATACGGATGGCATCGGTCTGCTAAGCGATCTTGAACGTCTGTCATTTATCCGGCCGGGGCAGCGTATCCTGCTGATTGGCGCGGGTGGCGCTTCGCGTGGCGTACTGTTACCACTGCTTTCTATGGATTGCGGGGTGACTATCGTCAACCGGACGGCATCCCGTGCGGAAGAACTGGCACTGGTTTTTGCACATACCGGCAGCGTGCAGGCGTTGGGTATGGATGAGCTGGAAGGACATGAGTTTGATCTGATTATTAATGCCACTTCCAGCGGCATCAGTGGTGAGATCCCGGCGATCCCGGCATCGCTCATTCGTCCGTCCGTATGTTGTTACGACATGTTCTACCAAAAGGGCAATACGCCGTTTCTCTCCTGGTGTGAACGTCAGGGCGCGAAACGTTATGCCGATGGCCTGGGGATGCTGGTGGGGCAAGCGGCTCATGCCGTTCTGCTCTGGCACGGCGTGTTGCCGGAAATTGAACCGGTGATTGCGCGCCTCAAGCAGGAGTTGTCCGCATGA
- a CDS encoding DUF1488 domain-containing protein: MNQAIQFPDREEWDAQKKAVCFPALVNGMQLMCAIKGETLANRFGGETAEQWLAHFCEHRWDLEEEAEALIQSQQEDVHGWVWLP; the protein is encoded by the coding sequence ATGAATCAGGCCATTCAGTTTCCAGACCGGGAAGAGTGGGACGCGCAGAAAAAAGCGGTCTGCTTTCCCGCGTTGGTTAATGGTATGCAGTTAATGTGCGCTATTAAGGGAGAAACGCTGGCGAATCGCTTTGGTGGTGAAACGGCGGAACAATGGTTAGCTCACTTTTGCGAACACCGCTGGGATCTGGAAGAAGAAGCGGAAGCGCTGATCCAGTCCCAGCAAGAAGACGTTCATGGTTGGGTTTGGTTACCCTGA
- a CDS encoding gamma carbonic anhydrase family protein → MSDVLRPYKDLFPQIGQRVMLDSSSVIIGDVRLADDVGIWPLVAIRGDVNYVAIGARTNIQDGSVLHVTHKSASNPDGNPLIVGEDVTVGHKVMLHGCIIGNRVLVGMGSILLDGAVIEDDVMIGAGSLVPQNKRLESGYLYLGSPVKQIRPLTEEEKAGLQYSARNYVKWKDEYLAQGNQTQP, encoded by the coding sequence ATGTCTGACGTATTACGTCCTTATAAGGATCTTTTCCCACAGATCGGCCAACGGGTGATGCTCGACAGCAGCAGTGTGATCATTGGCGATGTTCGCCTGGCGGACGATGTGGGGATCTGGCCACTTGTCGCGATCCGTGGCGATGTGAATTACGTTGCGATCGGGGCGCGTACGAATATTCAGGATGGCAGCGTGTTGCACGTCACGCACAAATCCGCCTCCAACCCCGATGGCAACCCGCTCATTGTGGGAGAAGATGTGACAGTCGGGCATAAAGTGATGTTGCACGGCTGCATCATTGGCAACCGGGTCCTGGTCGGTATGGGATCGATTCTGCTGGATGGCGCGGTGATAGAAGATGACGTAATGATTGGGGCGGGAAGCCTGGTGCCGCAAAACAAACGCCTGGAGAGCGGCTATCTCTACTTAGGGAGCCCGGTCAAACAGATCCGGCCGCTAACAGAGGAGGAGAAAGCGGGTTTGCAATACTCCGCCAGAAATTATGTGAAATGGAAAGACGAGTATCTCGCTCAGGGTAACCAAACCCAACCATGA
- a CDS encoding amino acid ABC transporter ATP-binding protein produces MSQLLIQPADAMITLENVNKWYGQFHVLKDINLRVKQGERIVLCGPSGSGKSTTIRCINHLEEHQQGRIIVDGIELNEDIRNIERVRQEVGMVFQHFNLFPHLTVLQNCTLAPIWVRKMPVKEAEALGMHYLERVRIAEHAHKFPGQISGGQQQRVAIARSLCMKPKIMLFDEPTSALDPEMVKEVLDTMIGLAQSGMTMLCVTHEMGFARTVADRVIFMDRGEIVEQAPPDEFFAHPKSDRTRAFLSQVIH; encoded by the coding sequence ATGAGCCAACTATTAATACAACCTGCCGACGCGATGATTACGCTGGAAAACGTCAATAAGTGGTATGGACAGTTTCATGTTCTTAAGGATATCAACCTGCGCGTTAAACAGGGGGAACGCATTGTGTTATGTGGGCCTTCAGGCTCGGGAAAATCAACCACCATTCGCTGCATTAATCATCTGGAAGAACATCAGCAGGGACGAATCATTGTCGATGGCATTGAGTTGAATGAGGACATCCGCAATATCGAGCGCGTCCGGCAGGAAGTCGGCATGGTGTTCCAGCATTTCAATCTCTTTCCTCATCTGACGGTTCTGCAAAACTGTACGTTGGCGCCGATTTGGGTGCGTAAGATGCCGGTAAAAGAAGCCGAGGCGCTGGGAATGCACTACCTGGAACGCGTGCGTATTGCGGAGCACGCGCATAAATTTCCAGGGCAGATCTCCGGAGGACAGCAACAACGCGTGGCTATTGCCCGCTCGCTATGTATGAAACCCAAAATTATGCTGTTTGATGAGCCCACGTCGGCGCTGGATCCCGAAATGGTGAAAGAGGTACTGGATACGATGATTGGCCTGGCGCAATCAGGAATGACAATGCTTTGCGTCACACATGAGATGGGATTTGCCAGAACGGTGGCAGACAGGGTGATCTTTATGGATCGTGGGGAAATTGTTGAGCAGGCCCCGCCGGATGAGTTTTTTGCACATCCTAAATCAGACCGTACTCGTGCGTTTTTATCGCAGGTAATACACTAA
- a CDS encoding amino acid ABC transporter permease, with protein MTKALLSHPMRPASNGPGRSIVWVRKNLFSSWSNSLLTLFCLWLMWELIPPLLNWAFLQANWVGSTRADCTKAGACWVFIHERFGQFMYGLYPHDQRWRINLALIIGLASIVPMFWKALPRRGRYIAAWAVIYPIIVWFLLYGGFLGLDRVETRQWGGLTLTLIIASVGIAGALPLGILLALGRRSHMPVVRILSVIFIEFWRGVPLITVLFMSSVMLPLFMSEGTSIDKLIRALVGVILFQSAYVAEVVRGGLQALPKGQYEAAESLALGYWKTQGLVILPQALKLVIPGLVNTIIALFKDTSLVIIIGLFDLFSSVQQATVDPAWLGMSTEGYVFAALIYWIFCFSMSRYSQHLEKRFNTGRTPH; from the coding sequence ATGACAAAAGCATTGCTGTCTCATCCCATGCGCCCGGCCAGTAACGGTCCTGGTCGTTCGATCGTATGGGTACGCAAAAATCTCTTTTCCAGTTGGTCAAACAGCCTGCTGACGCTGTTCTGTCTGTGGCTGATGTGGGAGTTGATTCCCCCTTTGTTGAACTGGGCGTTCCTGCAGGCCAACTGGGTGGGCTCCACCCGTGCAGACTGTACCAAAGCTGGCGCCTGCTGGGTGTTCATTCACGAACGTTTTGGACAGTTCATGTATGGCTTATACCCGCATGACCAGCGCTGGCGTATCAATCTGGCGTTGATCATTGGGTTGGCTTCCATTGTGCCGATGTTCTGGAAAGCATTGCCGCGGCGTGGGCGCTATATCGCTGCCTGGGCTGTCATCTACCCGATCATTGTCTGGTTCCTGTTGTATGGCGGCTTTCTTGGTCTGGATCGCGTTGAAACGCGCCAATGGGGCGGGCTGACGCTAACCTTAATCATCGCATCCGTCGGGATCGCGGGGGCACTGCCATTAGGAATTTTGCTGGCACTGGGACGTCGCTCTCATATGCCCGTCGTGCGGATCTTATCCGTCATTTTTATCGAGTTCTGGCGTGGCGTACCGCTGATCACCGTACTGTTTATGTCTTCGGTCATGCTGCCGCTGTTTATGTCAGAAGGAACCAGCATCGATAAGCTTATTCGGGCGCTGGTTGGCGTGATCCTCTTCCAGTCGGCCTACGTCGCGGAAGTCGTTCGTGGGGGGCTACAGGCATTACCGAAAGGGCAATACGAAGCAGCAGAGTCGCTGGCGTTGGGCTACTGGAAAACCCAAGGGCTGGTCATTCTTCCTCAGGCCCTGAAGCTGGTGATCCCTGGGCTGGTGAACACCATTATCGCCCTGTTTAAGGATACCAGTCTGGTCATCATTATCGGCTTGTTCGATCTGTTCAGCAGCGTGCAGCAAGCGACGGTTGACCCAGCCTGGCTGGGTATGTCGACAGAAGGCTATGTCTTCGCTGCTCTGATTTACTGGATTTTTTGTTTCAGCATGTCGCGCTATAGCCAGCATCTGGAAAAGCGCTTTAACACCGGGCGTACACCGCACTGA
- a CDS encoding amino acid ABC transporter permease, which translates to MFHRRSSVKGSLSFSNPAVRAWLFQILAILAVVAVAIYLIHNTINNLSSRGITSGFAFLDRSAGFGIVQHLIDYQQGDTYGRVFVVGLLNTLLVSALCIVFASFIGFFLGLARLSDNWLLRKLSTVYIETFRNIPPLLQIFFWYFAVLRNLPGPRQAASALDMVFLSNRGLYIPSPQLGEGVLAFVLSAVIAIVLSIGLFRFNKMHQMKTGQLRRTWPTALSLIVLLPLIAHWLFGAALHWDIPQLRGFNFRGGMVLIPELAALTLALSVYTSAFIAEIIRAGIQAVPYGQHEAARSLGLPNTVTLRQVIIPQALRVIIPPLTSQYLNIVKNSSLAAAIGYPDMVSLFAGTVLNQTGQAIETIAITMSVYLVISLSISLLMNIYNRRIALIER; encoded by the coding sequence ATGTTCCATCGCCGCTCAAGTGTAAAAGGGTCACTCTCCTTTTCAAACCCTGCGGTCCGCGCCTGGCTGTTCCAGATCCTCGCCATTCTTGCGGTCGTTGCAGTTGCTATCTATCTCATTCATAACACGATTAATAATCTAAGCAGTCGCGGCATTACCTCGGGCTTTGCCTTTCTCGACCGTAGCGCTGGGTTTGGCATCGTCCAGCACCTGATCGACTATCAGCAGGGTGACACGTACGGACGTGTTTTTGTGGTGGGCTTGCTTAATACGCTGCTGGTTTCCGCATTGTGTATTGTCTTTGCGTCATTTATCGGCTTCTTTCTCGGACTGGCGCGTCTTTCCGATAACTGGCTACTGCGTAAACTCTCGACGGTTTATATTGAGACCTTTCGTAATATCCCACCCCTGCTGCAAATCTTTTTCTGGTACTTCGCGGTTCTGCGCAATTTACCCGGCCCACGTCAGGCCGCGAGCGCGCTGGATATGGTCTTTCTGAGTAATCGGGGACTCTATATCCCGTCTCCGCAGTTAGGGGAAGGCGTACTCGCTTTCGTGCTCTCGGCAGTGATTGCCATTGTGCTGTCCATAGGTCTGTTCCGCTTCAATAAAATGCATCAGATGAAAACGGGACAACTTCGCAGAACCTGGCCTACCGCATTAAGTCTGATTGTGCTATTGCCGCTCATCGCGCACTGGCTTTTTGGCGCGGCGCTACACTGGGATATCCCACAACTACGCGGCTTCAACTTCCGTGGAGGAATGGTGCTCATTCCTGAACTGGCGGCCCTGACGCTGGCGTTATCGGTATATACCTCGGCGTTTATTGCCGAAATCATCCGGGCAGGCATTCAGGCTGTCCCCTACGGTCAGCATGAAGCCGCCCGCTCTCTGGGATTGCCTAATACCGTGACCCTTCGACAGGTCATTATTCCTCAGGCACTTCGCGTCATTATTCCACCGCTGACCAGCCAGTATCTGAATATTGTGAAAAACTCATCGCTGGCCGCCGCCATTGGCTATCCCGACATGGTATCGCTGTTCGCCGGTACGGTACTTAATCAGACAGGACAGGCCATCGAAACGATCGCCATCACGATGTCGGTGTACCTGGTCATCAGCCTGAGCATCTCACTGCTGATGAACATCTATAACCGACGAATCGCCCTCATTGAGCGCTAA
- a CDS encoding amino acid ABC transporter substrate-binding protein, translating to MKKMMIATLAAAGVLLAVANQAHAGTTLDAVKKKGFVQCGISDGLPGFSYADADGKFSGIDVDVCRGVAAAVLGDDTKVKYTPLTAKERFTALQSGEVDLLSRNTTWTSSRDAGMGMSFTGVTYYDGIGFLTHNKAGLKSAKELDGATVCIQAGTDTELNVADYFKANNMKYTPVTFDRSDESAKALESGRCDTLASDQSQLYALRIKLSNPTEWLVLPEVISKEPLGPVVRRGDDEWFSIVRWTLFAMLNAEEMGVTSKNVDEKAANPATPDMAHLLGKEGDYGKDLKLDNKWAYNIIKQVGNYAEIFERNVGSESPLKIKRGQNNLWNNGGIQYAPPVR from the coding sequence ATGAAAAAGATGATGATAGCCACACTGGCTGCGGCCGGCGTGCTGCTTGCGGTTGCCAATCAGGCACATGCAGGAACCACGCTGGATGCGGTAAAAAAGAAAGGGTTCGTACAATGCGGTATCAGTGACGGTCTTCCCGGTTTTTCTTACGCTGACGCGGACGGGAAATTCTCCGGGATAGATGTGGATGTTTGCCGTGGCGTTGCCGCCGCCGTCCTGGGAGATGATACAAAAGTAAAATATACCCCACTCACCGCAAAAGAACGCTTCACCGCATTACAGTCTGGCGAAGTCGATCTTCTCTCCCGTAATACGACCTGGACCTCCTCGCGTGATGCCGGAATGGGCATGTCCTTCACTGGCGTCACCTATTACGACGGCATTGGCTTCCTGACTCACAACAAAGCGGGTCTGAAAAGCGCGAAAGAGTTAGATGGCGCTACCGTTTGTATTCAGGCGGGAACAGATACGGAACTGAACGTGGCGGATTATTTTAAAGCCAACAACATGAAATACACCCCGGTGACTTTTGACCGTTCAGATGAGTCGGCAAAAGCGCTGGAATCCGGACGTTGCGATACCCTCGCCTCTGACCAGTCCCAACTGTATGCCCTGCGCATCAAACTCAGCAACCCGACTGAATGGCTTGTGCTGCCAGAGGTCATCTCGAAAGAGCCGCTGGGGCCGGTTGTTCGTCGCGGCGACGACGAATGGTTCTCTATTGTGCGTTGGACGCTGTTTGCCATGTTGAATGCCGAAGAGATGGGCGTGACGTCGAAGAACGTCGATGAGAAAGCGGCGAACCCGGCAACACCGGATATGGCACACCTGCTGGGCAAAGAAGGCGACTACGGCAAAGATCTGAAGCTCGACAATAAATGGGCTTACAACATCATCAAGCAGGTGGGTAACTATGCGGAGATCTTTGAACGCAATGTCGGATCGGAAAGTCCGCTGAAGATCAAACGTGGACAGAACAATCTCTGGAATAACGGCGGCATTCAATACGCACCGCCGGTGCGTTAA
- a CDS encoding membrane protein produces the protein MKRLIPVALLTALLAGCAHDSPCVPVYDDQGRLVHTNTCMKGTTQDNWETAGAIAGGAAAVAGLTMGIIALSK, from the coding sequence ATGAAAAGATTAATTCCAGTAGCATTGCTCACGGCATTGCTGGCGGGCTGTGCACACGATTCACCCTGCGTTCCGGTTTATGATGATCAAGGACGTCTCGTTCATACCAATACCTGTATGAAAGGGACGACCCAGGATAACTGGGAAACCGCAGGCGCCATTGCTGGCGGGGCCGCAGCGGTAGCAGGCCTGACGATGGGGATCATCGCGTTGTCAAAATAA